In Mycolicibacterium phocaicum, one DNA window encodes the following:
- the lpdA gene encoding dihydrolipoyl dehydrogenase has protein sequence MTHYDVVVLGAGPGGYVAAIRAAQLGLTTAIVEPKYWGGVCLNVGCIPSKALLRNAELAHIFTKEAKTFGISGEASFDFGAAFDRSRKVAEGRVAGVHFLMKKNKITEVHGYGTFTGPKSMSVKLNEGGIEELTFDNAIIATGSSVRLVPGTALSENVVTYEKQIMTRDLPGSIIIAGAGAIGMEFAYVLKNYGVDVTIVEFLPRALPNEDAEVSKEIEKQYKKLGVKILTGTKVESIKDNGSDVTVVVSKDGATQELKADKVLQAIGFGPNVEGYGLETTGVTLTERGAIAIDDNMRTNVPHIYAIGDVTAKLMLAHVAEAMGVVAAETIAGAETLTFDDYRMMPRATFCQPQVASFGLTEEQAKAEGYDVVVAKFPFTANGKAHGLADPTGFVKLIADKKHLELLGGHLIGPDVSELLPELTLAQKWDLTATELARNVHTHPTLSEALQEAIHGLAGHMINF, from the coding sequence GTGACTCACTATGACGTCGTCGTTCTCGGAGCCGGTCCCGGCGGATATGTCGCCGCAATTCGTGCAGCCCAGCTGGGGCTGACCACCGCCATCGTCGAACCGAAGTACTGGGGCGGCGTCTGTCTCAACGTGGGATGCATCCCGTCCAAGGCGCTGCTGCGCAACGCGGAGCTGGCCCACATCTTCACCAAGGAAGCCAAGACCTTCGGCATCAGCGGCGAGGCGAGCTTCGACTTCGGCGCCGCGTTCGACCGCAGCCGCAAGGTCGCCGAGGGCCGCGTCGCGGGCGTGCACTTCCTGATGAAGAAGAACAAGATCACCGAGGTTCACGGCTACGGCACCTTCACCGGGCCCAAGTCGATGTCGGTCAAGCTCAACGAAGGTGGCATCGAGGAGCTCACCTTCGACAACGCGATCATCGCGACCGGCTCGTCAGTCCGGCTGGTGCCCGGCACCGCGCTGAGCGAGAACGTCGTCACCTACGAGAAGCAGATCATGACGCGGGACCTCCCCGGCTCGATCATCATCGCCGGCGCGGGCGCCATCGGTATGGAGTTCGCCTACGTCCTGAAGAACTACGGCGTCGACGTGACCATCGTCGAGTTCCTGCCGCGCGCGTTGCCCAACGAGGATGCCGAGGTCTCCAAGGAGATCGAGAAGCAGTACAAGAAGTTGGGCGTCAAGATCCTCACCGGCACCAAGGTCGAGTCGATCAAGGACAACGGTTCGGACGTGACCGTCGTGGTCAGCAAGGACGGCGCCACCCAGGAACTCAAAGCCGACAAGGTGTTGCAGGCCATCGGTTTCGGGCCCAACGTCGAGGGCTACGGCCTGGAGACGACGGGTGTCACGCTGACCGAACGCGGCGCCATCGCCATCGACGACAACATGCGCACCAACGTGCCGCACATCTATGCCATCGGTGACGTCACCGCCAAGCTGATGCTGGCACACGTCGCCGAGGCGATGGGCGTCGTCGCCGCCGAGACCATCGCCGGCGCCGAGACTCTGACCTTCGATGACTACCGGATGATGCCGCGCGCCACGTTCTGCCAGCCGCAGGTCGCCAGCTTCGGGCTCACCGAGGAGCAGGCCAAGGCCGAGGGCTACGACGTCGTTGTCGCCAAGTTCCCGTTCACCGCCAACGGCAAGGCACACGGCCTGGCGGACCCGACCGGTTTCGTGAAGCTGATCGCGGACAAGAAGCACCTCGAGCTGCTTGGTGGACACCTGATCGGCCCCGACGTCTCCGAGCTCCTGCCCGAGCTGACGCTCGCCCAGAAGTGGGACCTGACCGCCACCGAACTGGCCCGCAACGTGCACACCCACCCGACGCTGTCGGAGGCGCTGCAGGAAGCCATCCACGGCCTGGCCGGCCACATGATCAACTTCTGA
- a CDS encoding carboxymuconolactone decarboxylase family protein: protein MNSIEPARIEPGGFRELGPLNWVIAKIGAKTIRAPRFALFNVLGQHHLLFLTFLPYSGMLLGRSKLGLRDAELVILRVAHLRGSEYELQQHRRLARSRGVDAETQARIFEGPDAEGLTDRQRILITATDEFVITRSVSDQTWKSLAAYLDRKQLIDFCLLAAQYDGLAATIATLRVPLDFPD, encoded by the coding sequence GTGAACAGCATCGAGCCGGCCCGCATCGAACCCGGCGGCTTCCGTGAACTCGGCCCGCTGAATTGGGTCATCGCCAAGATCGGCGCCAAGACCATCCGGGCCCCGAGGTTCGCGCTCTTCAACGTCCTCGGCCAGCATCACCTGCTGTTCCTGACCTTCCTCCCCTACTCCGGCATGCTGCTGGGCCGCAGCAAGCTCGGCCTCAGGGACGCCGAGCTGGTGATCCTGCGCGTCGCTCATCTGCGCGGCAGCGAGTACGAACTACAGCAGCACCGTCGCCTCGCCCGCAGCCGCGGCGTCGACGCCGAGACGCAGGCCCGCATTTTCGAAGGGCCGGACGCCGAGGGCCTCACCGACCGGCAGCGCATCCTGATCACCGCGACGGACGAGTTCGTCATCACCCGGTCGGTGTCCGACCAGACGTGGAAGTCGCTGGCGGCGTACCTGGACCGCAAGCAGCTCATCGACTTCTGCCTGCTGGCAGCGCAGTACGACGGCCTGGCGGCCACCATCGCGACGCTGCGCGTGCCGCTCGACTTCCCGGACTAG
- a CDS encoding phosphatase PAP2 family protein: protein MFTEHSPFLKEGVPPRTKVAIGIALVATFMCALQITAMLCGFRGPIERLISDYVGTPAGFTVPWAALVVALVAVPRQYRLPAAGVALGLDVAFVGGREFLGLPSAMGSGALVVLTGLGVFALLRWTGPQRDTALKGVATGLLLVLATKAGDAWLTITSLTRPAVLDEFAARADVALGQPSWVLGQLVQHHSVLYIVLHWVYLELSAAATVVAIYQLRNVTTGGRWPQHFVVRTFLVLGLIGPLIYLMFPLVGPTYAFGSAGGGFQVGDFWPALLPPVDGSAVPIAFDTSTPRNCMPSLHTAWALAVFIHSRSGPRWLRIGGTCWLVGTLAATLGFGFHYGVDLVVGAALCLTVESALREPVRPAPHARLRLIAGGVAIIVGLMLCVRYLSEWMAHYPVMFGLLIIGALATLTYGFYGTFFSRPGTPAPAIERLTGEESESPAA from the coding sequence GTGTTCACCGAACATTCACCCTTTCTTAAGGAGGGTGTACCGCCCCGGACGAAGGTCGCGATCGGCATAGCGCTGGTCGCGACATTCATGTGCGCACTGCAGATCACAGCGATGCTGTGTGGATTCCGGGGTCCGATCGAGCGCCTGATCAGCGATTACGTCGGGACTCCGGCAGGGTTCACGGTGCCGTGGGCGGCGTTGGTGGTGGCTCTGGTCGCAGTGCCGCGGCAGTACCGGTTGCCGGCGGCGGGCGTGGCGTTGGGCCTCGATGTGGCATTTGTCGGTGGCCGCGAGTTTCTCGGTCTGCCCTCGGCGATGGGCAGCGGCGCGCTGGTTGTGCTGACCGGCCTGGGGGTGTTTGCCCTGCTGCGGTGGACCGGCCCGCAGCGTGACACCGCGCTGAAGGGTGTCGCCACCGGCCTGCTGCTGGTCCTCGCGACCAAGGCCGGTGACGCGTGGCTGACGATCACGTCTCTGACGCGTCCTGCTGTTCTCGATGAGTTCGCGGCGCGGGCCGACGTTGCGCTCGGGCAGCCGTCCTGGGTGCTGGGGCAGCTGGTGCAGCACCACTCGGTCCTCTACATCGTGCTGCACTGGGTGTACCTCGAACTGTCCGCCGCCGCGACTGTGGTGGCCATCTATCAGCTGCGCAACGTCACCACTGGTGGACGGTGGCCGCAGCACTTCGTCGTGCGGACCTTTCTGGTGCTGGGTCTGATCGGGCCGCTGATCTATCTTATGTTCCCGTTGGTCGGCCCGACCTATGCGTTCGGTTCGGCAGGTGGCGGCTTTCAGGTCGGGGACTTCTGGCCGGCGCTGCTGCCGCCGGTTGACGGGTCTGCGGTTCCCATCGCGTTCGACACGTCGACCCCGCGCAACTGCATGCCGTCGCTGCATACGGCGTGGGCGCTGGCCGTGTTCATCCATTCGCGGTCCGGTCCGCGGTGGCTGCGCATCGGCGGCACCTGCTGGCTCGTGGGCACCCTCGCCGCGACGCTGGGCTTCGGCTTCCACTACGGCGTAGACCTCGTCGTCGGTGCGGCGTTGTGCCTGACGGTGGAATCGGCGCTGCGGGAACCGGTTCGGCCGGCACCCCATGCCCGGCTGCGACTGATTGCCGGTGGCGTGGCCATCATCGTCGGCCTGATGCTGTGCGTTCGTTATCTGTCGGAATGGATGGCGCACTATCCGGTCATGTTCGGGCTGCTCATCATCGGGGCGCTCGCGACGCTGACGTACGGCTTCTACGGCACGTTCTTCTCACGTCCGGGCACCCCTGCGCCGGCGATTGAGCGATTGACGGGCGAAGAGTCAGAAAGTCCAGCTGCGTGA
- a CDS encoding DUF4185 domain-containing protein: MTAPISMPTKSQVQSWNTELLDAAAKDWGQRATKLKDAYDKAQHGLENADWSGTAGRQAKARMQADVAKVHSVLERIEHAQTTATRGAQTIGNAKRDAIKAIDDAEDEMFSVSEDLTVTDRLPKILVAPMLLVRELARHAYQAAIRGLAMKLASIDAQVAAALKLIGTQLNGFKLGPGGGGPGADGSVPPGGVKNLGPIAGTGAQPGIPGIGAADLGEIVELPDGRLVAVFGDSFKGDKVGGPDNEHYRSVAVPIVGWDKDGRPIFGQPLNSPGGPGTPGVLFPPPPEALAIDPNTNPLPAGSFQANGKTYMMVSGTSGLKPTAGSWLVEVSNDPSKGWQPVPGSWRPSYPGLPGNPPTQVSGYQGKDGMVYIAGDSFDRSQGVTMYRVDPAHAADRSAWQPWTGNDWGQPRDVPAVLSRGQNFGELSFREIDGHPVLSGFNSTPGVNQVEVRVADDPTKIFAPPPIIAAQQNSPAAPGYVFQPYGGYIMPGSSLDDLNILVSQWNTQNGPDGQPLGAPYDTQQVQVNASR; the protein is encoded by the coding sequence TTGACCGCACCGATCTCGATGCCGACGAAGTCACAGGTCCAGTCTTGGAACACCGAGTTGCTGGACGCTGCGGCAAAGGACTGGGGCCAACGCGCCACGAAACTGAAGGACGCCTACGACAAAGCCCAGCACGGACTCGAGAACGCCGACTGGAGCGGCACCGCGGGTAGACAGGCCAAGGCACGTATGCAGGCTGATGTAGCCAAGGTCCATTCGGTTCTGGAACGGATCGAGCACGCTCAAACGACGGCCACCCGGGGCGCCCAGACGATCGGCAACGCAAAACGCGACGCGATCAAGGCGATTGACGACGCCGAGGACGAGATGTTCTCCGTCAGCGAGGATCTAACGGTCACCGATCGACTGCCGAAAATTCTTGTGGCCCCGATGCTGCTCGTGCGCGAGCTCGCGCGGCACGCATACCAGGCAGCGATCCGTGGTCTGGCGATGAAATTGGCCAGCATCGATGCTCAGGTAGCCGCGGCACTGAAGCTGATCGGCACGCAATTGAACGGATTCAAACTCGGCCCCGGGGGCGGTGGTCCCGGGGCCGACGGTTCGGTGCCGCCGGGCGGAGTCAAGAACCTCGGGCCCATCGCCGGCACCGGCGCTCAGCCGGGTATTCCGGGCATCGGGGCCGCTGATCTCGGCGAGATTGTCGAGCTTCCAGACGGTCGGCTGGTAGCCGTCTTCGGCGACTCCTTCAAGGGCGACAAGGTCGGCGGGCCAGACAACGAGCACTACCGCTCGGTCGCCGTGCCGATCGTCGGCTGGGACAAGGACGGCAGGCCCATCTTCGGCCAGCCGCTCAACAGCCCGGGCGGCCCCGGGACCCCAGGTGTCCTGTTCCCACCCCCACCGGAAGCACTGGCGATCGACCCGAACACCAATCCCCTGCCAGCCGGCTCATTTCAGGCCAACGGCAAGACCTACATGATGGTCAGCGGAACCTCCGGCCTGAAGCCGACAGCTGGCTCATGGCTCGTCGAGGTCTCAAACGATCCGTCCAAAGGTTGGCAACCCGTGCCCGGCTCGTGGCGTCCCTCCTATCCCGGCCTGCCCGGAAACCCGCCTACACAGGTGAGCGGCTACCAGGGCAAAGACGGAATGGTGTACATAGCGGGAGACTCGTTCGACCGCAGCCAGGGCGTCACTATGTACCGAGTCGATCCGGCGCACGCCGCGGATCGCAGTGCATGGCAGCCGTGGACCGGCAACGACTGGGGGCAGCCCCGCGACGTACCCGCCGTATTGAGTCGTGGACAGAACTTCGGCGAATTGAGCTTCCGCGAGATCGATGGCCACCCCGTGTTGTCAGGGTTCAACAGCACTCCAGGTGTCAATCAGGTCGAAGTTCGCGTGGCCGATGACCCGACCAAGATCTTCGCACCGCCGCCGATCATTGCGGCCCAACAGAACTCGCCAGCGGCGCCTGGCTACGTCTTCCAGCCGTACGGCGGCTACATCATGCCGGGATCATCGCTCGACGACCTGAATATCCTTGTCAGCCAATGGAATACTCAAAATGGCCCCGACGGCCAACCGCTCGGCGCGCCATACGACACTCAGCAGGTACAGGTCAATGCGTCCAGGTAA
- a CDS encoding type VII secretion target, whose protein sequence is MALSNLKVDPARLRSLAGEFNEIAGGLKAAPSPVTAGPSWQPSAAAVGAVSAGIDHVDGECATALTEFGGNLTKAATEYEAADAAGGAGISRAMPGR, encoded by the coding sequence GTGGCTCTCTCGAACCTGAAGGTCGATCCTGCCCGTCTGCGGTCACTCGCCGGAGAATTCAACGAGATCGCCGGCGGGTTGAAGGCAGCGCCCTCGCCAGTCACGGCTGGCCCATCGTGGCAACCAAGCGCCGCGGCCGTGGGTGCTGTGTCCGCCGGGATTGATCATGTCGATGGTGAATGTGCGACGGCCCTGACCGAATTCGGTGGCAACCTGACCAAGGCCGCCACAGAATACGAAGCCGCTGACGCCGCGGGCGGCGCAGGCATATCGCGGGCGATGCCGGGTCGGTAG
- the ramB gene encoding acetate metabolism transcriptional regulator RamB translates to MAKTFVGSRVRQLRGERGFSQAALAQMLDISPSYLNQIEHDVRPLSVAVLLRITEVFGVDATFFASQDDTRLVAELREALMDRDLGVDVDIPEIADLVSTHPTMARAMVDLHRRYRLSTAQLAAATEDRFSDGSGSGAITMPHEEVRDYFYTRQNYLHELDTAAEEFILRMHMRRSELSRELAERLSRVHHVRIVQRLELGDNVLHRFDPETRTLEIGGHLSSGQYVFKLAAELAYLEFGDLLESLVAEGNFTSDESVKLARMGLANYFAAAAVLPYGQFHAVAEEFRYDVERLSAYHSVSYETIAHRLSTLQRPSIRGVPLSFVRVDRAGNMSKRQSATGFHFSSSGGTCPLWNVYETFANPGKMLVQIAQMPDGRNYMWVARTVERRAARYGQPGKTFAIGLGCELRHANRLVYSEGLDLSGGAATPIGSGCRVCERDNCPQRAFPALGRELDLDEHRSTVTPYVVKRAN, encoded by the coding sequence ATGGCGAAGACTTTCGTTGGCTCACGGGTGCGTCAGCTCCGCGGCGAACGCGGCTTCAGCCAGGCCGCGCTGGCGCAGATGCTCGACATCTCCCCCAGCTACCTGAACCAGATCGAGCACGACGTCCGGCCGCTGAGTGTCGCCGTCCTGCTCCGCATTACCGAGGTGTTCGGAGTCGACGCGACGTTCTTCGCCTCGCAGGACGACACCCGCCTGGTCGCCGAATTGCGCGAAGCGCTGATGGATCGCGACCTCGGCGTCGACGTCGACATCCCGGAGATCGCCGACCTGGTGAGCACCCACCCGACCATGGCCCGTGCGATGGTCGACCTGCACCGCCGCTACCGCTTGTCCACGGCGCAGCTCGCCGCCGCCACCGAGGACCGGTTCTCCGACGGCAGTGGCAGCGGGGCCATCACCATGCCGCACGAAGAGGTGCGCGACTACTTCTACACGCGCCAGAACTACCTTCACGAACTCGACACCGCCGCCGAGGAATTCATCCTCCGCATGCACATGCGGCGGTCCGAGCTGTCCCGGGAGCTGGCCGAGCGGCTCAGCCGCGTGCACCACGTGCGGATCGTGCAGCGGCTCGAACTCGGCGACAACGTGTTGCACCGGTTCGACCCCGAGACCCGGACGCTGGAGATCGGCGGCCACCTCTCGTCGGGACAGTACGTGTTCAAACTGGCCGCCGAGCTCGCGTACCTGGAATTCGGCGACCTGTTGGAAAGCCTGGTGGCCGAAGGCAATTTCACCAGCGACGAGTCGGTGAAGCTGGCGCGCATGGGGCTGGCCAACTACTTCGCCGCCGCCGCGGTGCTGCCCTATGGCCAATTCCACGCTGTCGCCGAGGAATTCCGGTATGACGTCGAGCGGCTGTCGGCGTACCACTCGGTGAGTTACGAGACCATCGCACACCGGCTTTCGACGCTGCAGCGGCCGTCGATTCGCGGCGTGCCGCTGTCATTCGTGCGCGTCGACCGGGCCGGCAACATGTCGAAACGCCAGTCCGCCACCGGTTTTCACTTCTCGTCGTCAGGCGGCACCTGTCCCCTCTGGAACGTCTACGAGACGTTCGCGAACCCCGGCAAGATGCTGGTGCAGATCGCCCAGATGCCCGACGGCCGCAACTACATGTGGGTGGCGCGCACCGTGGAACGACGCGCCGCGCGGTACGGCCAGCCGGGCAAGACGTTCGCCATCGGGCTGGGTTGCGAACTGCGCCATGCCAATCGGCTGGTCTACTCCGAAGGGCTTGACCTGTCCGGCGGCGCCGCGACGCCCATCGGCTCGGGCTGCCGGGTGTGCGAGCGCGACAACTGTCCGCAACGCGCGTTCCCCGCGCTGGGCCGGGAACTCGACCTCGACGAACACCGCAGCACCGTGACGCCGTACGTCGTGAAGCGGGCGAATTAG
- a CDS encoding acyl-[acyl-carrier-protein] thioesterase: MPVPEGHPDVYDTSWPVRMADVDRDGRLRFDGACRHIQDIGQDQLRQMGYEDVHPAWVVRRTMVDLISPFERGDILRLRRWCSGTSNRWCEMRVRIDGRKGGLMESEAFWININLDTQGPARISDDFVAGLKRTATTDRLRWKGYLKAGGRDDALRIVDYPVRVSDIDLFDHMNNSVYWSVVEDYLQTYRPELLEAPLRVTIEHDAAVALGERLEIITHEYPAGSTEKFGPELCDRSVTTLTYVVGDEVKAVACLFAL; this comes from the coding sequence ATGCCGGTCCCCGAAGGCCATCCCGATGTCTACGACACCAGCTGGCCGGTGCGGATGGCCGACGTCGATCGAGACGGCCGGCTCCGGTTTGACGGCGCCTGCAGGCACATTCAGGACATCGGCCAGGACCAGCTGCGCCAGATGGGCTACGAAGACGTCCACCCCGCCTGGGTTGTCCGGCGCACCATGGTGGATCTGATCAGTCCGTTCGAGCGCGGCGACATCCTGCGGCTGCGCCGCTGGTGTTCGGGCACGTCCAACCGGTGGTGCGAGATGCGCGTGCGGATCGACGGCCGCAAGGGCGGCCTGATGGAGTCCGAGGCGTTCTGGATCAACATCAACCTCGACACCCAGGGGCCGGCCCGTATCTCGGACGACTTCGTCGCCGGTCTGAAGCGGACCGCGACGACCGACCGGCTGCGCTGGAAGGGCTACCTCAAGGCCGGCGGCCGCGACGACGCCCTCCGGATCGTGGACTACCCGGTCCGCGTCAGCGACATCGACCTGTTCGACCACATGAACAACTCCGTGTACTGGTCGGTGGTCGAGGACTACCTGCAGACCTATCGCCCGGAGCTGCTGGAAGCGCCGCTGCGGGTCACCATCGAGCACGACGCCGCGGTGGCCCTGGGAGAGCGGCTGGAGATCATCACGCACGAGTACCCCGCCGGATCGACCGAAAAATTCGGTCCTGAGCTATGTGACCGCAGTGTTACAACGCTCACATATGTGGTCGGTGACGAGGTCAAAGCGGTCGCCTGCCTGTTCGCGCTCTGA
- the aceA gene encoding isocitrate lyase: MSNVGKPRTAAEIQQDWDTNPRWKGITRDYTAAQVEELQGSVVEEHTLARRGAEILWEGVTKGDDSYINALGALTGNMAVQQVRAGLKAIYLSGWQVAGDANLSGHTYPDQSLYPANSVPAVVRRINNALLRADEIARVEGDKSVDNWLVPIVADGEAGFGGALNVYELQKAMIAAGAAGTHWEDQLASEKKCGHLGGKVLIPTQQHIRTLTSARLAADVANTPTVVIARTDAEAATLITSDVDDRDKPFVTGERTSEGFYNIQKGIEPCIARAKAYAPYADMIWMETGVPDLEVARKFAEAVKAEFPDQLLSYNCSPSFNWKQALDDSTIAKFQKELGAMGFTFQFITLAGFHALNYSMFDLAYGYAREGMTAYVDLQEREFAAEARGYTATKHQREVGAGYFDKIATTVDPNTSTAALKGSTEEGQFH, encoded by the coding sequence ATGTCCAACGTCGGAAAGCCACGTACCGCCGCTGAGATTCAGCAGGACTGGGACACCAACCCCCGCTGGAAGGGCATCACCCGCGACTACACCGCCGCGCAGGTTGAGGAACTCCAGGGCAGCGTCGTCGAGGAGCACACCCTCGCTCGCCGTGGCGCCGAGATCCTGTGGGAAGGCGTCACCAAGGGCGACGACTCCTACATCAACGCGCTGGGCGCGCTGACCGGCAACATGGCCGTCCAGCAGGTGCGCGCCGGCCTGAAGGCCATCTACCTCTCGGGTTGGCAGGTCGCCGGTGACGCGAACCTCTCAGGCCACACCTACCCGGACCAGAGCCTCTACCCGGCCAACTCGGTGCCGGCCGTCGTCCGCCGCATCAACAACGCCCTGCTGCGCGCCGACGAGATCGCCCGCGTCGAGGGTGACAAGAGCGTCGACAACTGGCTCGTCCCGATCGTCGCCGACGGTGAGGCCGGCTTCGGTGGCGCCCTGAACGTCTACGAGCTGCAGAAGGCCATGATCGCCGCGGGTGCCGCCGGTACCCACTGGGAGGACCAGCTGGCCTCGGAGAAGAAGTGCGGCCACCTCGGTGGCAAGGTGCTGATCCCGACCCAGCAGCACATCCGCACCCTGACCTCCGCTCGCCTGGCCGCCGATGTCGCCAACACCCCCACCGTCGTCATCGCGCGTACCGACGCCGAGGCCGCCACCCTGATCACCTCGGACGTGGACGACCGCGACAAGCCGTTCGTCACCGGTGAGCGCACCTCCGAGGGCTTCTACAACATCCAGAAGGGCATCGAGCCCTGCATCGCGCGTGCCAAGGCCTACGCCCCGTACGCCGACATGATCTGGATGGAGACCGGCGTGCCGGACCTCGAGGTCGCCCGCAAGTTCGCCGAGGCCGTGAAGGCCGAGTTCCCGGACCAGCTGCTGTCCTACAACTGCAGCCCGTCCTTCAACTGGAAGCAGGCTCTGGACGACTCGACCATCGCCAAGTTCCAGAAGGAACTGGGTGCCATGGGCTTCACGTTCCAGTTCATCACCCTGGCCGGCTTCCACGCCCTCAACTACTCGATGTTCGACCTGGCCTACGGCTACGCCCGCGAGGGCATGACGGCCTACGTCGACCTGCAGGAGCGCGAGTTCGCCGCTGAGGCTCGTGGCTACACCGCCACCAAGCACCAGCGTGAGGTCGGCGCCGGCTACTTCGACAAGATCGCCACCACCGTGGACCCGAACACCTCGACCGCAGCTCTGAAGGGCTCGACCGAAGAGGGACAGTTCCACTAG
- a CDS encoding 3-hydroxybutyryl-CoA dehydrogenase, whose amino-acid sequence MSNAIERVGVIGAGQMGGGIAEVCIKAGAQVLAFEPTEALTTAGRERITKSLDNAVKKGKLSEADRDAALGRLSFTNDLADMADRQLVIEAIVEDVNVKAKVFSQLDEIITDPDAVLASNTSSIPIMRIAAATKNPSRVLGLHFFNPVPVLPLVELISSVTTAPEAAARVETFAAEVLGKKVVRASDRSGFVVNFLLVPYLLAAIRMAESGFATVEDIDTAVVAGLSHPMGPLKLADLVGLDTMKLIADSMYDEYKEPLYAAPPLLLRMVEAGQLGKKSGKGFYTY is encoded by the coding sequence GTGAGCAACGCAATCGAACGAGTCGGGGTCATCGGGGCCGGGCAGATGGGCGGCGGTATCGCCGAGGTCTGCATCAAGGCAGGCGCGCAGGTCCTGGCGTTCGAGCCGACCGAGGCGCTGACCACCGCCGGCCGGGAGCGGATCACCAAGTCGCTGGACAACGCCGTCAAGAAGGGCAAGCTGTCCGAGGCCGACCGCGACGCCGCGCTGGGTCGCCTGAGCTTCACCAACGACCTGGCCGACATGGCCGACCGGCAGCTCGTCATCGAGGCCATCGTCGAAGACGTCAACGTCAAGGCGAAGGTTTTTTCTCAGCTTGACGAGATCATCACCGATCCCGACGCGGTGCTGGCGTCGAACACGTCGTCCATCCCGATCATGCGCATCGCCGCCGCGACCAAGAACCCGAGCCGGGTCCTCGGTCTGCACTTCTTCAACCCGGTGCCGGTGCTGCCCCTGGTCGAGCTCATCTCCTCGGTGACGACCGCCCCCGAAGCCGCCGCGCGCGTCGAGACTTTCGCCGCCGAGGTGCTGGGCAAGAAGGTCGTGCGGGCGTCCGATCGCTCGGGCTTCGTTGTCAACTTCCTGCTGGTTCCCTACCTGCTGGCCGCCATCCGGATGGCCGAATCGGGCTTCGCCACCGTCGAGGACATCGACACCGCGGTCGTCGCCGGGTTGTCGCATCCGATGGGCCCACTGAAGCTCGCTGACCTGGTGGGCCTGGACACCATGAAGCTGATCGCCGACTCGATGTACGACGAGTACAAGGAGCCGCTGTACGCGGCCCCGCCGTTGCTGCTGCGCATGGTCGAGGCCGGCCAGCTCGGCAAGAAGTCCGGTAAGGGCTTCTACACCTACTGA
- a CDS encoding cyclopropane mycolic acid synthase family methyltransferase: MSQADIDLTPHYEESQSIYDISNEFFALWLGPTMGYTCGYYEREDMTLEESQNAKFDLALGKLDLKPGMTLLDIGCGWGGALERAITQFDVNVIGITLSKAQSEYARARLAKLDTNRSIEIRMQGWEEFDEPVDRIVSIGAFEAFKQERYPIFFERAYNILPENGGRMLLHTILAHTQQFFRENGIKLTISDLKFMKFIGDEIFPGGQLPAVEDIEVLAANSGFTLQRTHLLRPHYARTLDMWAANLEAAKDEAIALQGQEVYDRYMKYLTGCADFFRRGITNIGQFTLVK, translated from the coding sequence ATGTCACAAGCCGACATCGATTTGACCCCCCATTACGAGGAGTCGCAGTCGATCTACGACATCTCGAATGAGTTCTTCGCCCTGTGGCTCGGCCCGACCATGGGTTACACCTGCGGTTACTACGAGCGCGAAGATATGACTCTCGAGGAGTCGCAGAACGCCAAGTTCGACTTGGCGCTGGGCAAGCTCGACCTCAAGCCGGGCATGACCCTGCTCGACATCGGCTGTGGCTGGGGTGGCGCGCTCGAGCGGGCCATCACCCAGTTCGACGTGAACGTCATCGGCATCACCCTGAGCAAGGCGCAGTCGGAGTACGCCCGCGCTCGCCTCGCCAAGCTCGACACCAACCGCAGCATCGAGATCCGGATGCAGGGCTGGGAAGAGTTCGACGAGCCGGTCGACCGCATCGTCTCGATCGGCGCTTTCGAGGCCTTCAAGCAGGAGCGCTACCCCATCTTCTTCGAGCGCGCCTACAACATCCTGCCGGAGAACGGCGGCCGGATGCTGCTGCACACGATCCTCGCGCACACCCAGCAGTTCTTCCGCGAGAACGGCATCAAGCTGACCATCAGCGACCTGAAGTTCATGAAGTTCATCGGCGACGAGATCTTCCCCGGCGGCCAGCTGCCGGCAGTCGAGGACATCGAGGTGCTCGCCGCGAACTCGGGCTTCACCCTGCAGCGCACCCACCTGCTGCGTCCGCATTACGCGCGCACGCTGGACATGTGGGCGGCCAACCTGGAGGCGGCCAAGGACGAGGCCATCGCCCTGCAGGGCCAGGAGGTCTACGACCGCTACATGAAGTACCTGACCGGTTGCGCCGACTTCTTCCGCCGCGGCATCACCAACATCGGCCAGTTCACGCTGGTCAAGTAG